The Amycolatopsis jiangsuensis nucleotide sequence CAGGAACTTCGGCGACAGCCAGCGCTCGTTTCGCGACACCCACAGCCGGATGATCTCCGCGACCGATTCCACGTCGCCCTGGAATCCGGTGTACTCCTGGGATTCGCCGCCCTCGGTGACCCGCGAGTACCCGGTGCTGACCGGGTCGATGAACACCAGATCGCTGTGCTGGAGCAGGCTGTCGGGGTTGTCGGCCAGCCCGTAGGGCGGCGGCACCAGGCTGTCGACGTCCCCGGAGAGCACCCGCCGCGGACCCAGCAGGCCCATGTGCAGCCAGATGCTCGACGAACCGGGACCGCCGTTGAAGGCGAAGGTCACCGGACGCGTGCCGGGATCGGCGTCGTCGAGGGTGTAGGCGGTCAGGAAGACCTCGGCCTTGACCTTGTGGCCCTCGGACTTTCCGTCCTTCTTGGCCTCCTGGCGGAGCACGATCCGGCCGGTCTGCGCGGTGTAGGCGAGCTTGCGCCGCTTGACGGTGAGGGTGTGCTGCGTCGTCACGAGGTCGTCGACCGGCTCCGGCGCCTTGGTCTCCTCGTCGTGGGTCTTCTCGGCGGTCTCGGCCGCGGCGGTGGTGTCGGACATGGCCCCAACCTAGCCGGGGTTACGGTTTGCCGGACACCTGCCGAAGGAGGCCGATGGGCACGCTAGCCGAGCTGGACGCCGCGGTCGCCGGCTGCCGCGCGTGCCCCCGTCTGGTCGCCTGGCGTGAGCAGGTCGCGGTGGCCAAGCGCGCCGCGTTCACCGACGACGAGTACTGGGCGAAGCCGGTGCCAGGGTTCGGCGCGGAGGACGCCGCACTCGCGGTGGTCGGTCTTGCACCGTCGGCGCACGGCGCCAACCGGACCGGGCGAATGTTCACCGGCGATCCGTCGGGTGACTTCCTCTTCCGCGTGCTGCACGAGGTGGGGCTGGCCTCGCGGCCGGAATCCCTCGGCCCTGGTGACGGGCTCGTGCTGCGGGGCACCCGGCTCGTGTCGCCGGTCCGCTGCGCGCCGCCGGCCAACCGGCCCACCCCCGCCGAGCGTGACACGTGCCGGCACTGGCTCGCCGACGAGCTGGCCCTGCTGCGCCCGACGCTGCGGGCAGTGGTCGTGCTCGGCGGATTCGGCTGGCAGGCGTTGCTGCCGGTGCTCGCCGCGGCCGGGGTGCCGGTGCCCTCGCCGCGGCCGGTGTTCGGGCACGGGGCCGAGGTGCAGTTGGCCGGCCTGCGGCTTTTCGGCTGCTACCACGTGTCCCCACGCAATGTCCAGACCGGCCGGCTGACCCACTCCATGGTGGTGGATGTGGTCACCGCCGCGGCCTCGGCTGCCGGGCTCGTCTGAATCGTTACCGCCTGCGTGGCGACGCTGGTCACAGCGGGACGGGGTACCCGAGCGACACCGCTTCGGAAGTGCGACCATGAGGTCATGGCTGCTGCGAAGTCGGAACCGACTCGGATTCTCATCCTCGGTGGTGGATACGTCGGCCTGTACACGGCGTACGGGCTTCAGAAGATGCTGCGCGCCAACGAGGCCTCCGTGACCGTCGTTGACCCGCAGCCGCACATGACCTATGCCCCGTTCCTGCCCGAGGCGGCGGCCGGCGCGATCGAGCCGCGGCACGTGGTTGTGCCGCTGCGGCGCGTGCTGAAGCGCTGCCACGTGCTGACCGCGCGCGTCACCAAGATCGAGAACGAGCGCAAGGCCGTCACGGTCGAAGCGGCCGACGGCCACATCGAGACGCTGAACTACGACGTGCTCGTGGTCGCGCTCGGCGCCGTCGCGCGGATCCTGCCGATTCCCGGCCTGGTCGAGCAGGGCATCTCGTTCAAGACGATCGGCGAGGCCATCTACCTGCGCAACCACATCATGACCAAGCTCGACGAGGCGTCCAGCACGCTCGACCCCGAGCTGCGCAAGCGGCTGCTGACCTTCACCGTGGTCGGCGGCGGCTTCGCCGGGATCGAGGCGCTGGCCGAGCTCGAGGACATGACCCGGTTCGCGGTGGAGAACTACTACCCGAACATCGAGGTCTCCGACATCCGCTGGGTGCTGGTGGAGGCGGCGGGCCGGATCCTGCCCGAGGTGCGCGAGACGCTCGGCGTGTACACCGTCGGGCAGCTGGAGAAGCGCGGGATCGAGGTGTACCTCTCGACCGCCGCGAAGTCGTTCGAGGACGGTCACGTGGTGCTCTCGGACGGCACCGAGTTCGACACCGACACGATCATCTGGACCGCGGGCGTGAAGGCCAACCCGGTGCTCGCCGGGTCGGACCTGCCGCTGGACAAGCGCGGCCGGCTCGAGGCCACCGCGGCCATGCAGGTCGTCGGCCACCCGGACGTGTGGACCGCGGGCGACAACGCGGCCATCCCGGACCTGTCGCGCACCGAGGCCGACCCCACGGCGACCTGCCCGCCGAACGCCCAGCACGCGGTCCGCCAGGCGACCCTGCTGTCGAAGAACATCATCAAGGTGATCCGCGGCGGCAAGGCGAAGGACTACTACCACAAGAACCTCGGCGCCGTGGCCAGCCTCGGCCTGCACAAGGGCGTGGCCGACGCGCTGAACCTGAAGATCAAGGGCTTCCCGGCCTGGCTGTTCCACCGCGCCTACCACCTCAAGGCGATGCCGACCTGGAACCGCAAGATCCGCATCCTGTTCGACTGGATGCTGGGTGGCCTGTTCCGCCGCGAGGTCATCTCGCTGGGCCAGATCAACAACCCGAAGGAAGAGTTCGACCGGGTCACCAAGAGCTGAGCTTGTTTTTCCCGAGGCCGGGCCGTCCACGAGGACGGCCCGGCCTCGGCGTTTCCCACCGGCCGCTAAAGTTGCCCGCGGCCCCCGTAGCCCAACTGGCAGAGGCAGTCGACTTAAACTCGATCAAGTGCGGGTTCGAACCCCGCCGGGGGCACCGTTTTCGCAGGTCAGAGGGATGACTGATCGTCCCGGTCAAGATCAACCCCCGGTTTACCCCCGGAATTCTCCTGGGCGAGGTCGAGCCACATGCTTTCCAGCGCGACCGCGTTGTCCCGCGAGACCGTGGTGCGGCCCATGTACACGTCCTGCGTGATCGACGGGCGCGCGTGGCCGAGCTGATCTGCGATCTGCCGCGAGCTGAGCTTCGCGTCGTCCAGCACGGTAGCGGCAGTCTTGCGGAATATGACCGAGACTGTCTCAGCGCGGATGCCGACACCAGAGGAAGCCGAAGAGCTTGAGCTTCCCGCCGGTGAGCCGGTCATGATCCTGCATCGGACCACCAGGACCGCAGACGGGCAGCCAGTCGAGTTCGCCCGAGGCGTCCACGCCGCATCACGGTTCTCGTGGACCTACACCTTCCAGATCCCCGACTGAGCGGAGGCGCCCAATGCCCGACGCCAGCATCCCGGACGAAGTGCGCGCCGACGTCCAGACCCTGTGGGACTACCACCGCATCGACGATGACCTCCTTCCTGTCGACCTCGCAATTGGACTCGGCAGCCACGATCCGAGCGTCGCAACCTACGCAGCCGAGCTGTATTCCTGTGGGCTCTTTCCGTGTGCGATCTTCACTGGAGCCAACGCGCCTACCACCGTTGAGCGATTCCCTCAGGGCGAGGCAGTCCACTACCGCGAACTCGCTATCGAGTCAGGCATGCCGGACGGCGCCATCCTCGTCGAGCCGGACGCAACCAACACTGCAGAGAACTTCGAGTTCGCTCGGAGACTGGCCGAACACCACCATCTCCCGGTTACGACAGCACTCATTCTGAGCCGTCCCTACCAGCAGCGACGCGCATACGCCACGGCGAAGAAGCAGTGGCCCGGCGTCGACTTCCTGTGCTCCGCCACTCAGCAGACGGTGGACGACTATGTCGCGAGCATCGGCGACGCCGACCGGGTCATCAACATGCTCGTCGGCGACACCCAGCGCATCACTGTCTATGCCGAAACCGGGGATGCCATCGAGCAGGACATGCCCGCCAGTGTGTCCTCCGCGTACGAACGACTTGTCGACGCTGGCTACACGGCCCGACTCATCGCGACGTCCTAGACCCGGCTACGGCGTAGACCCTGTGTTCAGAGTTTCTTTTCTTGTTCAAGGCGGCCCCTCCGGGGCCGCGCCGCTCCGGATCCGGGCACACGGGGCCCGCCTCCGGCACCCACGCGCCCGGCCCGGGCGGCTGCACCTGAGGCCGCGTCCAAAGAGGAAAGAACATGTCCTCGCCGGACGGGCAGGTCTCCGAGATGGCCAGGACGAGCGTGCACGTCGCGTCCGTGAGCGGCCTGCCGCCATCTCGCCGACCTCCCGGAGGGCTATCACGCCGCGTCAAGGGGGCAGTTCGGCCGGCACGTTGCGGACCGCAGGAAGGCGCCCCCTTGACCCGACGTGATCGGGCTACGCCAGGTCGACGAGATGGCGGAGAGGTCACCCACTTGCAGGTGATCAACACCAGTAACGCGAGTGTCTCCGTTCGCGACTTGCGTGCCAGGTGCAAGCAAACCAGGAGGATCGCCAATGCCCGAGTACAACCGGAACAGTGGGCAGCCGTGGACGGATGCCGACAGGCAGAAGCTCGCCAAGCTCGCGAAGGAGAACACGCCTACCAGAATCATCGGCCTAAAACTGGGCCGGACCGAGGATGCCATTCGCGCGCAGGCGCAGAAGGACGGAGTCTCGTTGAAGCCGACGAACCAGTCCCCGTACAACAGGCAGTAGGACGAGATCAACCCACGGTTTACCCCCGGATTTGGATACCATTCGACCCAGTGTCAACACCTAGCGACGACTGTTTGCCTATGTGAATAGTGCAGGTCAAAGGTAAGCACGGCAGTGGGTAACCATCGTTGCCCACTGCCGTCCGGAAATCGATCAAGTGCGGGTTCGAACCCCGCCGGGGGCACCGTTTTCGCAGGTCAGAGGGATGGCAATGAGGCGCAAGTAAGATCAAGTGCCCCACTTGCGCCCCATTTCGCCGCCTGATCTCACATGATGTCGTCGAGATGGCCTCCGGGCAGAGGGTTCGACCTGCGGGATGGTCGAGCCGCGCCGGATGGCTGTGTTCGGATCGGGCTGAAGGGCCCCCGCCGGCAGCTCAGATGTTGAAGAGGGTGTCGGTTTCGATCTCAGCCTCGGTGTTCGGATTACCTTGGGCAGGAACGTCGAAGTCGGCGACGACCCGGAGGTGGCCGCCAAGAGCTGCCACGTATCGGCGGATCGTCTCGACCGACATGAGTTCAGGGTCGCCCTGTTCGATCTTGCTCACGCGAGGCTGAGTTACGTCCATCCGGTCAGCGACGTCTTGCTGGGTCAGATCCGTGCGCTCTCGGAGCTCTCCAAGCCGATGACCCAGCACGTGAAGAGCTGTTCGATTCATCGCGGCAGCCCGCACAGCTTCACCATCGCGCCCGGCGGCGTGATCGAGCTCTTCCTTGCGTGCCTTAACTTCTCGCCACGTCTTAGTCATCTGAGCCGACTTCCAGTGCGGTCAGGTGTTTCTCGAAGCGTCTGTCTGCCAGCGGAATCGCCGTCTTGTACCAGCCGCTCCACTGCCCCTGTCTGTCACCTGCGACCAGCAGGATCGCGCAGCGTTGATCGATCGCGGCTTCCATCAGGTCGCCACTTTCCGGGTCGGTCGCACATAATCCAAGCAGTCAAGCTTCCACGTCGTCGTCCAGCTCAACTGCCCACTCCACGGTCATCCTCATAACCGAGAAGTTATGTGACGGGATCCATGCTTCACCGCGCTTCGATACCCACGCTAGTTCGAGAGCGTCCGGATCAGGTGGGCCAGTTCCTGTGGTTTCGAAGCGAACGGGGAGTGGCTGCTGTCGATCGTGCGGACCTGGAAGGGGTGGGCCGGGGCGAAGTGGTCCGCGTCGGTGATCATTCGTTGCTGCAGTGCGGGGGTGACGACCCGGTCCTGGGTCGTCAGGATGTACGACCGGGGTATCGAACCCCAGCGGTCTTCGGTCACTTCGACCTCGGCTCGGGCGATCGCGGTGGGGTTGTCCGGGACGAGACCGTGTGTGAAGGCCAGGTAGCGCTCCTCGTCCACGTCTCCGTAGAAGGTGCGGTGCAGCAGGTCGCGGTAGCCGGCGTCGGTGCTGCGGAAGTTGAGCCGCGTCGCCCCGATCTTCGCCGGGTCGCCGACGTAGAGGCCCGGGTACCGGGCGCCGGCCTCGGGCAGGCCGAGGTAGCCGGCCGCCGACCTCAGCAGCGTCGGCACGAGGGCCGCGACGTAGACGAGGTGGTCGACCAGTTCGGGAGCCTTCTCCGCAGCCCGCGTGACCGCGAGCCCACCGAGGCTGTGCGCGACGAGGACCACCCGGCGGCCGGCGGCCAGCCGTCGCAGCGCTTCCACGACGGCGTCCGCGACGTCCTCCAGGGTGAGGTCCCGCAGCGGGGAGGGTTCGGTGGTGAAACCCTCCTGGCCGCCGGTCAGGTACGACGCCGGGAAGCGGGCGTTCGGTCCCGCTCCCGGCAGGTCCAGCGCACAGGGACGCGAGTTCGCGGCCGCGAGCTCGAAGCTCACCTCCGCCCAGGCGGCACCGCTGTGCCACGCGCCGTGCACCAGGACGAAGTCCGTCCCGGATGTCTCTTCGGGACGTCCGCAGGCCGCGAGTGCGCCGAATCCGGTCATGAGTGCGCTCCCCAGGATCGTGCGGCGACTCGGCCGCAGGCGGGTCAAACTCCGTCTCCTTCACGCAGGCCCCGCGCCGCGTGCCGGGCCGCGAGGTATCCGAACGTCAGAGCGCTGCCGATCCGGCAGCCAGCCCCCGGATACTCCGACGCGGTGACCGAGTTCGCGTCGTCGCCGCAGGCGTACAGACCCGGCACGGGCTCGCCGGCTGCGGTGAGGACACGCGCGTCGGCGTCGGTCTGCAAGCCGAGCGTGGTCGCGAGTGGGACCGGGAAGACGGCGACGGCGTAGAAAGGCGGACGATCCAGCGGGCCCAGGTTGACGTTCGGGCGGTGGGCCCGGTCGCCGTACTGGTGGCCGAACGGGCTCTGTCCCTTGCCGAACTCGTCGTCGCGGCCCACCGCGGCCGCTCGGCACGCCGCGGCCGCGGTCTGCTCCAGCGCGTCGGGGTCGACGCCGATCTTCCCGGCAAGCGCGCGCACGGTGGGGCCGGACTGGAGGTACCCGTCGGCCAGGTGACGCCGCAGTGCAACTCTCGGCAGGTACGGCCGGACCATGCCCAAACCGTACTTCCGCAGCGACGCAGCGTCGGTGACCAGCCACGCCGGCACCGCCGCGTCGGTGGCGTACATGGCTCGGACAAAACGGTGGTACGACAGTGACTCGTCGACGAACCGGCGGCCGCTTCGGTCGACGGCCACGATGCCGGGCTTGGCCCGGTCCCAGATGTGGGGGAAGACCGCCGTACTGCCATCACGTCGCCGGCCGAGAGAGCCGGGAAACCACATCGCGTTGTCGTCCTGCGACGCACCGAGCGTTCCTCCGGCCGCCCGGGCCAGGTGCAGGCCGTCTCCGGTGGCTTCCGGCACAGCCGGCGTGAACTGGGCGACGGGCTCGGGCAAATGTTCGGCTCGCAGCGCGGGGTTCGCGGCGAAGCCACCACAGGCGAGGACGACGCCGCGCCGGGCACGGATCCGGCTGACTGCGCCCCGCCGGTGCACCACCGCTCCGGAGACCCGGCCGCGCTCGTCCACGACGAGCTCGTCGGCGTGCGCGGTGAACCACACGTCCGCCGACGTCGCAAGCAACCGTCCGTAGAGGGCGGCGACGAGCGCGTTACCCATGGTCAACCGCGTGCCGCGGGGGTGGCCACCGGCGCGGTCGAGCAGCCAGCGCAGTCCGAGCCGGCCCGCCATCACCGCTGCCCGGACGGTTTCCCCGGCGAACGCGGCCGCCAGCTGGTCCGCTTCGGCCCGGCGGACCATCAACGTTCCGCCGAAAAGCGTGAACTCCCGCACCGGGTGGCGGACCCGGCCGAAGGCTCGCCGTCCGAGCCGGCGTCCGTCGAAGGGCTCCGGTTCCAGGGCGCGTCCGACGCCCGCCCCTGGCAGCTCGGGGTGGTAATCGACGGCGCCGGCCGTGTGCCGGAAGCCGATACCCAAGGTCCGCAAGTACTCCAGGGCGTCGGGGGCGTGCCGGAGGTACGCCGTGCGCAGGTCACGGGGACCGCGGTCACCGACGAGCGCGTCGAGGTAGCGAGCGGCCTCCGCGGCGTCCGCCTCGGGGTCGGCCAGCTGCCGGTGCCCTGGAATCCACACGGTGCCCGCCGAACGGGCCGTCGTACCGCCCAGCCACTCCGATTTCTCGACGACGAGAGTGGACAGCCCTTCGTTCGCTCCGACGAGCGCGGCGGTAAGCCCTGCTGCACCCGATCCGAGGACCAGCAGGTCGACCTCCTGATCCCAGTCGGTCATCTGCATTCCTTTCCTTGGGGTGAAACACAGATCAGTACGTCGCCCGCCCGCCCGAGAGGTCGTAGGTGAATCCCGTGGTGAACGACGCAGCAGGCGAGATGGCCCACCGCACGAGCGCGGCGACCTCGGAAACCTTGCCGAGCCGGCCCATCGGGATGAGCGTGCGGAGGTGGGCGACCTGCTCGTCGGACATCCCCCGGATCAGGGTCGTCTCGACCATGGTCGGAGCGACCGCGTTCACGGTGACGCCCGTGGTCGCGTACTCCTTGCCGAGAGCTTTCACCATCCCCATGAGACCGGCCTTCGACGCGGAATACCCGGTCATTGCGGCATTGCCGTCCTTGCCCGCCATCGAGGCGAGGTGCAGCAGACGCCCGTACCCGGCGGCGGCCATCACCGGGAGCACCGCCTGGGACAGCGCGAACGCGCCGGTGAGGTTGACGCGCAGGACGTGCTCGAAGTGGTGGATCGGCTCCTCGGCCGCGGGTGCGGGGTCCCCGAGGATGCCGGCGCAGTTGACGACCCCGTCGATCCGGCCGAGCGTGTGCACTGCGTTGTCGACCATCTCGCGCACGCTCGGGGGATCGGTGAGATCGACGGGGAGCCATCCGGCCAGGCCGGGCAGGGACGGCCGCACCGCGGGCAGGTCGCTGCCGACGACGACCGCGCCCGAGTCCAGCAGCAGTTCGGCGACTCCGGCGCCGATGCCGTTTCCGGCACCGACGACCACGACGCGCAGGCCGTCGATCCCGTCACCGGCCGCGGGACGGTCATGGACGCCTTGCCCACTGGGGAAATTCACGATGACACACCTTCCGGAGACGGATCACGACGGCCGCGGGTTTCCGGGCTCGCCAAGACGGCAGCCGCCGACGTGAGAGCGAGGGCGACGAGCACCGCTCCGACCGCCCAGTACGAACCGGTCGCCGCGCACAACGCCGAAGCGATCAACGGGGTGAACCCGCCCAGCGGATCGGAAAGCGAGCGAGCGATCGTGACCCCGGAGTTCCGGACCCGCGGCTCGAACATCTCGGAGAGGTACGCGCCGGACACCGCGAGGACGACCTTGACGCCGAGCCCGTAGGCGAGCACCAGCGCGACGATGACGAGCAGCGGATTCCGCGTTTCCAGCAACCAGAAGAAAGGAAAGGCGAACACGGCGATGAAGAACAGTCCGAAGAGGAACACCGGACGGCGGCCCACCCGATCGGCCAGGTGCCCGCTCAGTGGAATCACCGCCAGTCCGACCGCGTTCGCCACCAGGACCCCGGTCAGGGCGGGCCCGGCACTCATCCCGAGTTGCGCGGTGCAGTACGAAATCGCGAAGACGTTGAACAGCTGCGCGCAGACGGCTTCCGTCGACCGCGCGAGGGACGCCAGTACCAGGTGCTTGCGGCCGGTGCGGACCAGTTCCCGCAACGGACTGGCCGCCAGAGTCCCGGAGTCCTTCAACCGCTCGAACTCCGGGGACTCCGCCACCCGCAGCCGCAGGTAGAGCCCGACGAACACGAGGCAGAACCCGAAGAGGAACGGCAGCCGCCAGCCCCAGGCCAGGAAGGACTCGCGCGGGAGCAGCGAAATGAGCGCGAAGACGCCGGTGCCCAGCATGATTCCCAGTCCGACGCCGAGTGCCGGCACGGTCGCGTACAGCCCGCGCCGTCCGGCGGTCGAGTACTCCGAGGTCATCGTCACCGCCGTGCCGTATTCGGCGCCGGCTCCCAGGCTCTGCACCAGCCGCAGCACCACCAGGAGAACCGGCGCGGCCAGCCCGGCCTGTGCATGGGTCGGGAGCAGCCCGATGGCGCCGGTCGAGGCACCCATCAGCACGAGGCAGAGGATGAGCAGCCGTTTGCGCCCGATCGTGTCGCCCCACCGCGCGAGCACCATGCCCGCCACGGGCCGGAAGACGAAGCCGATCGCGTAGGTGGCCATGGCCGCCAGCGTTCCGGCGACCGGGCTCGCGGCGGGAAAGAACAGCGGGGCGAACGCGAGCGCGGTGGCCGTGCCGTAGATGTAGAAGTCGTACCACTCCAGCACGGTGCCGATGAGATTCGCGGCGACGGCTCGATGTCTGGCTCGCGAGGTCGTTCTCGGGTGCAGAGCCGATGAGGTGTGGGTCAACGGTGACCGCCTTCGACGTCGATGTACGGGACAGGGCAAGGAAAGTGCGGGTCCGTCAGGGTTCGCTGCGGAGAACGGGGGAATCGACGATGGCGCCCGCGTCGCGCAGCGCGCGGCGCAGCTGCTCGCCCGGAACGTCGTGGGTGCTGATGTCCTCGCCGGCCGCGATGGCGGCGGCGGTGCCGGCCGCCTGTCCCGTCGCCATCGCCGTACCCATGTGCCGGGTGGCGCCCATCGCACGCCCCGTCGCCGACAGGCACCGGCCCGCCACCAGCAGACCCTCCGTCCCCCGCGGGACGAGACACCGGTACGGGACGGAGAAGGGCGCGGGTGGTTCGAGCAGGACGAGTCCGGTCCCCGTGGTGTCGTGCACGTCCAGCGGGCCACCGGCCTGGGCGATCGCGTCGGTGAACTGGTGTCCGCCGAGCACGTCTTCTTCGGTCAGCGTGTAGTCGCCCTCGACTCGCCACGTCTCGCGCACACCGATCCACGGAGCCAGCGCGGCGAGGTAAGACCTTTCGAACCCCGGCACGGACGTCCGGAGGAACTCGACGACGGCCCGGATCTGCGTGCGGCCGGCCAGTTCCGCGACGGTGAGGTCCCGGCTGTCGGAGCCGTCGAGCCCGGTCACCCGGGTCATCAGGACGAACGCGTCGGATCCCTCGGGGGAACTGACCAGCGAGAGCAATTCCTGTTTCAGCGCACCGGCCCGCACGCCCGACACCGCCAGCCGCCGCTTCTCCTCACGCGGCAGGGCGCGAAAGCGCGCGACATCGACGTTCGACAGCCTCGCCATGAGCGTCATCGGCTGGCGGTCGCGCCGGTGCTCGACCTGGTTCTGCGTCCGGCACCCCGCCCGGCGGCAGAGGACCGCGTTCGCGGTGGCGTCGACCACCACCTTCGCCCGGATCGCGCGACGTGCGTACTGGTCCTGCGTGACGATCCCGCGGACCGTGGAGTCCTGCTGGAGGGGGTCGACCGCCTGGGTGTGCAACTGCAGCTCGGCGCCGCTCTCCGCGAGCATGTCGTCGAGAACGAACTTGAGCACTTCCGGATCGAAGGGGAACGTCCGCACCTTGACCGGGTTCCGGCTGGCCTCGGCGAGAACGTAGGGGGTGAACGCCTTCGCGCCTCCGGCTTTCACGAGGCGGTCGGTGATCTCGTGGCCGATGCCGCCACTGACGCGCACGTCGCGCCAGTAGAAGCCCATGAAACTGGCGACCATCGCGCCGGTCGCCGTGCCACCGAGGAACGGCGCCTTCTCCACGAGCACCGTCCGGGCTCCGGAGCGGGCCGCGGCGACGGCCGCGCAGAACCCGGCCGGGCCGCCTCCCGCGACGGCGACGTCCACCGGCCCGGCTGCTTCGATGGTCTCGCCGGGCAAGCTGATCGAGTCGCCCTCCGCCGTGTGCAGCACCTGCAACGCTCCTCCTCTCGTGCCTGTGGTCACGGCCGAGAACGGTGCCCGACTGGCTCTCCGGACGCCGTGGCGTTCCGCATTACAGAATTTCGGGCGTTTGACCAGCTATGATTCGAAGGGCTGGAGGTGAAGAGATGGGACGCGTGCCCACTTACCCACTGAAATCGGTGGACCATGCCCTGCAGGTACTCGCCGTGTTGCAGACCGGAGCAGCGGTGACGGTCGGCGACGTGGCGCAGTTGCTCG carries:
- a CDS encoding uracil-DNA glycosylase, which gives rise to MGTLAELDAAVAGCRACPRLVAWREQVAVAKRAAFTDDEYWAKPVPGFGAEDAALAVVGLAPSAHGANRTGRMFTGDPSGDFLFRVLHEVGLASRPESLGPGDGLVLRGTRLVSPVRCAPPANRPTPAERDTCRHWLADELALLRPTLRAVVVLGGFGWQALLPVLAAAGVPVPSPRPVFGHGAEVQLAGLRLFGCYHVSPRNVQTGRLTHSMVVDVVTAAASAAGLV
- a CDS encoding NAD(P)/FAD-dependent oxidoreductase — encoded protein: MAAAKSEPTRILILGGGYVGLYTAYGLQKMLRANEASVTVVDPQPHMTYAPFLPEAAAGAIEPRHVVVPLRRVLKRCHVLTARVTKIENERKAVTVEAADGHIETLNYDVLVVALGAVARILPIPGLVEQGISFKTIGEAIYLRNHIMTKLDEASSTLDPELRKRLLTFTVVGGGFAGIEALAELEDMTRFAVENYYPNIEVSDIRWVLVEAAGRILPEVRETLGVYTVGQLEKRGIEVYLSTAAKSFEDGHVVLSDGTEFDTDTIIWTAGVKANPVLAGSDLPLDKRGRLEATAAMQVVGHPDVWTAGDNAAIPDLSRTEADPTATCPPNAQHAVRQATLLSKNIIKVIRGGKAKDYYHKNLGAVASLGLHKGVADALNLKIKGFPAWLFHRAYHLKAMPTWNRKIRILFDWMLGGLFRREVISLGQINNPKEEFDRVTKS
- a CDS encoding UTRA domain-containing protein, encoding MPTPEEAEELELPAGEPVMILHRTTRTADGQPVEFARGVHAASRFSWTYTFQIPD
- a CDS encoding YdcF family protein; its protein translation is MPDASIPDEVRADVQTLWDYHRIDDDLLPVDLAIGLGSHDPSVATYAAELYSCGLFPCAIFTGANAPTTVERFPQGEAVHYRELAIESGMPDGAILVEPDATNTAENFEFARRLAEHHHLPVTTALILSRPYQQRRAYATAKKQWPGVDFLCSATQQTVDDYVASIGDADRVINMLVGDTQRITVYAETGDAIEQDMPASVSSAYERLVDAGYTARLIATS
- a CDS encoding helix-turn-helix domain-containing protein — its product is MTKTWREVKARKEELDHAAGRDGEAVRAAAMNRTALHVLGHRLGELRERTDLTQQDVADRMDVTQPRVSKIEQGDPELMSVETIRRYVAALGGHLRVVADFDVPAQGNPNTEAEIETDTLFNI
- a CDS encoding alpha/beta fold hydrolase, which translates into the protein MTGFGALAACGRPEETSGTDFVLVHGAWHSGAAWAEVSFELAAANSRPCALDLPGAGPNARFPASYLTGGQEGFTTEPSPLRDLTLEDVADAVVEALRRLAAGRRVVLVAHSLGGLAVTRAAEKAPELVDHLVYVAALVPTLLRSAAGYLGLPEAGARYPGLYVGDPAKIGATRLNFRSTDAGYRDLLHRTFYGDVDEERYLAFTHGLVPDNPTAIARAEVEVTEDRWGSIPRSYILTTQDRVVTPALQQRMITDADHFAPAHPFQVRTIDSSHSPFASKPQELAHLIRTLSN
- a CDS encoding FAD-dependent oxidoreductase — translated: MTDWDQEVDLLVLGSGAAGLTAALVGANEGLSTLVVEKSEWLGGTTARSAGTVWIPGHRQLADPEADAAEAARYLDALVGDRGPRDLRTAYLRHAPDALEYLRTLGIGFRHTAGAVDYHPELPGAGVGRALEPEPFDGRRLGRRAFGRVRHPVREFTLFGGTLMVRRAEADQLAAAFAGETVRAAVMAGRLGLRWLLDRAGGHPRGTRLTMGNALVAALYGRLLATSADVWFTAHADELVVDERGRVSGAVVHRRGAVSRIRARRGVVLACGGFAANPALRAEHLPEPVAQFTPAVPEATGDGLHLARAAGGTLGASQDDNAMWFPGSLGRRRDGSTAVFPHIWDRAKPGIVAVDRSGRRFVDESLSYHRFVRAMYATDAAVPAWLVTDAASLRKYGLGMVRPYLPRVALRRHLADGYLQSGPTVRALAGKIGVDPDALEQTAAAACRAAAVGRDDEFGKGQSPFGHQYGDRAHRPNVNLGPLDRPPFYAVAVFPVPLATTLGLQTDADARVLTAAGEPVPGLYACGDDANSVTASEYPGAGCRIGSALTFGYLAARHAARGLREGDGV
- a CDS encoding SDR family NAD(P)-dependent oxidoreductase, whose amino-acid sequence is MNFPSGQGVHDRPAAGDGIDGLRVVVVGAGNGIGAGVAELLLDSGAVVVGSDLPAVRPSLPGLAGWLPVDLTDPPSVREMVDNAVHTLGRIDGVVNCAGILGDPAPAAEEPIHHFEHVLRVNLTGAFALSQAVLPVMAAAGYGRLLHLASMAGKDGNAAMTGYSASKAGLMGMVKALGKEYATTGVTVNAVAPTMVETTLIRGMSDEQVAHLRTLIPMGRLGKVSEVAALVRWAISPAASFTTGFTYDLSGGRATY
- a CDS encoding MFS transporter; its protein translation is MLEWYDFYIYGTATALAFAPLFFPAASPVAGTLAAMATYAIGFVFRPVAGMVLARWGDTIGRKRLLILCLVLMGASTGAIGLLPTHAQAGLAAPVLLVVLRLVQSLGAGAEYGTAVTMTSEYSTAGRRGLYATVPALGVGLGIMLGTGVFALISLLPRESFLAWGWRLPFLFGFCLVFVGLYLRLRVAESPEFERLKDSGTLAASPLRELVRTGRKHLVLASLARSTEAVCAQLFNVFAISYCTAQLGMSAGPALTGVLVANAVGLAVIPLSGHLADRVGRRPVFLFGLFFIAVFAFPFFWLLETRNPLLVIVALVLAYGLGVKVVLAVSGAYLSEMFEPRVRNSGVTIARSLSDPLGGFTPLIASALCAATGSYWAVGAVLVALALTSAAAVLASPETRGRRDPSPEGVSS
- a CDS encoding FAD-dependent oxidoreductase, with the translated sequence MTTGTRGGALQVLHTAEGDSISLPGETIEAAGPVDVAVAGGGPAGFCAAVAAARSGARTVLVEKAPFLGGTATGAMVASFMGFYWRDVRVSGGIGHEITDRLVKAGGAKAFTPYVLAEASRNPVKVRTFPFDPEVLKFVLDDMLAESGAELQLHTQAVDPLQQDSTVRGIVTQDQYARRAIRAKVVVDATANAVLCRRAGCRTQNQVEHRRDRQPMTLMARLSNVDVARFRALPREEKRRLAVSGVRAGALKQELLSLVSSPEGSDAFVLMTRVTGLDGSDSRDLTVAELAGRTQIRAVVEFLRTSVPGFERSYLAALAPWIGVRETWRVEGDYTLTEEDVLGGHQFTDAIAQAGGPLDVHDTTGTGLVLLEPPAPFSVPYRCLVPRGTEGLLVAGRCLSATGRAMGATRHMGTAMATGQAAGTAAAIAAGEDISTHDVPGEQLRRALRDAGAIVDSPVLRSEP